From Fibrobacter sp., a single genomic window includes:
- the nuoF gene encoding NADH-quinone oxidoreductase subunit NuoF, which produces MAECVKVCTENFGKGAQDIEVYKKLGGYENISERLFNMSQFELIDYVQRSNLRGRGGAGFPTGMKWSFVPRGTGKPVYIVVNADEGEGGTFKDHFLMLEDPHRLIEGLIIAAWALGSRAAYIYCRGEFLPCIESLNKALNQAYAAGYLGENICGTKFCFDIFVHRGAGAYICGEETALINSLEGQKGQPRLKPPFPAVSGAWKSPTCVNNVETIMALPWILKHDPSEYAKMGTPRAGGTKVFCISGDVKNPGVYEAPLGTPMMTMINEYAGGVVGGKLKAVLPGGSSCAPLTAEEAAVATMDYECLASMKTMFGSGAMIVINDTHNMVDLLNVLGNFYSHESCGQCTPCREGTGLLHRILNLIVDGKGHDGDVELMQSLTGGFGGVTICPLSVSLGGPVASYSTKFRADFDEYIAKNPDHAKPRVQETYRPGIFW; this is translated from the coding sequence ATGGCAGAATGCGTAAAAGTTTGTACTGAAAACTTCGGCAAGGGCGCCCAGGACATTGAAGTCTACAAGAAGCTGGGCGGCTACGAAAACATTTCCGAACGCCTGTTCAACATGAGCCAGTTCGAGCTCATCGACTACGTGCAGCGCTCTAACCTGCGTGGCCGTGGCGGTGCTGGCTTCCCCACCGGTATGAAGTGGAGCTTCGTGCCTCGTGGAACTGGCAAGCCCGTGTACATCGTGGTGAACGCTGACGAAGGTGAAGGCGGTACCTTCAAGGACCACTTCCTCATGCTGGAAGATCCCCACCGCTTGATCGAAGGCCTCATCATCGCCGCTTGGGCTCTGGGTTCCCGCGCAGCATACATCTACTGCCGTGGCGAATTCCTCCCTTGCATTGAGTCCCTCAACAAGGCTCTGAACCAGGCATATGCAGCCGGCTACCTTGGCGAAAATATCTGCGGAACCAAGTTCTGCTTCGATATCTTCGTGCACCGTGGCGCTGGCGCCTACATTTGCGGTGAAGAAACCGCTCTCATTAACTCTCTCGAAGGCCAGAAGGGTCAGCCCCGCCTTAAGCCGCCTTTCCCGGCAGTTAGCGGTGCATGGAAGTCTCCTACTTGCGTGAACAACGTGGAAACTATCATGGCTCTCCCCTGGATCCTGAAGCACGATCCTAGCGAATACGCTAAGATGGGTACTCCCCGTGCAGGCGGTACCAAGGTGTTCTGCATTTCCGGCGACGTGAAGAACCCGGGCGTGTACGAAGCTCCTCTCGGTACTCCCATGATGACCATGATCAACGAATACGCCGGTGGCGTTGTGGGCGGCAAGCTGAAGGCTGTGCTCCCCGGTGGTTCCTCTTGCGCACCTCTTACCGCAGAAGAAGCAGCCGTTGCCACCATGGACTACGAATGCCTGGCCTCCATGAAGACCATGTTCGGTTCCGGTGCAATGATCGTCATCAACGACACCCACAACATGGTGGACCTGCTGAACGTGCTTGGTAACTTCTACAGCCACGAATCTTGCGGCCAGTGCACTCCCTGCCGCGAAGGTACCGGTCTTCTGCACCGTATCCTCAACCTCATCGTCGATGGCAAGGGCCACGATGGCGACGTTGAACTGATGCAGAGCCTTACTGGTGGCTTTGGTGGCGTGACCATCTGCCCGCTGTCCGTCTCCCTGGGCGGTCCTGTTGCTTCCTACAGCACCAAGTTCCGCGCCGACTTTGACGAATACATCGCAAAGAATCCGGATCACGCAAAGCCCCGTGTACAAGAAACTTATCGTCCTGGAATCTTCTGGTAA
- a CDS encoding NAD(P)H-dependent oxidoreductase subunit E, translating into MREHIQGAVHFVANNNLKFDRPQQPIGATADPAETFGHVHPAQPQPNPKEVLDKLSTPEIKERCADLLSRYPEGQGALLEVLWLVQGVFGWVPTEGIRWAANVCGCAPAHAMGVATFYTMYNHAPKGKFMLQFCRNISCAIKGAQPLIKYVENKLGIKSGETTPDGMFTILQVECLGSCGNGPMMLVNDDFATDVVDGQLKMKRGTTLTEASIDRIIDWCKAHANNVPKHDVLGGTVKGHCGHPGAPGATAKPQVADYAPPSPVLCVKAEADETGATLTWKGAPEFTKIVVEKKSGNDWVAVGEPGVKDKAFVDAAGKVGDEYRMIATSGERVAKPSAVAVTTQKPAPVEEKKV; encoded by the coding sequence ATGAGAGAACATATCCAAGGCGCAGTTCACTTTGTCGCCAACAATAACCTGAAGTTCGACCGTCCCCAGCAGCCCATTGGTGCCACTGCAGATCCGGCCGAAACTTTTGGTCACGTTCATCCGGCTCAGCCGCAGCCCAATCCCAAGGAAGTGCTTGACAAGCTGTCCACTCCCGAAATCAAGGAACGTTGCGCTGACTTGCTGAGCCGCTACCCCGAAGGCCAGGGCGCACTCCTCGAAGTGCTTTGGCTTGTGCAGGGTGTATTCGGCTGGGTTCCCACCGAAGGCATCCGCTGGGCAGCAAACGTTTGCGGTTGCGCTCCTGCTCACGCTATGGGCGTCGCTACTTTCTATACCATGTATAACCACGCTCCCAAGGGCAAGTTCATGTTGCAGTTCTGCCGCAACATCAGCTGCGCCATCAAGGGCGCACAGCCCCTCATCAAGTATGTGGAAAACAAGCTGGGCATCAAGTCTGGCGAAACCACTCCCGATGGCATGTTCACCATTCTTCAGGTCGAATGCCTCGGTTCTTGCGGCAACGGTCCCATGATGCTGGTGAACGACGACTTCGCAACAGACGTTGTCGACGGTCAGCTCAAGATGAAGCGTGGCACTACTCTTACCGAAGCTTCCATCGATCGCATTATCGACTGGTGCAAGGCTCACGCAAACAACGTCCCCAAGCACGATGTTCTTGGTGGTACCGTGAAGGGTCACTGCGGTCACCCGGGCGCTCCTGGCGCAACTGCCAAGCCTCAGGTTGCCGACTACGCTCCTCCTTCTCCGGTTCTTTGCGTCAAGGCTGAAGCTGACGAAACCGGCGCAACCCTCACTTGGAAGGGCGCTCCGGAATTCACCAAGATCGTTGTTGAAAAGAAGTCTGGCAATGATTGGGTCGCCGTTGGCGAACCCGGCGTTAAGGACAAGGCATTCGTAGATGCTGCAGGCAAGGTCGGCGATGAATATCGCATGATCGCTACCTCCGGCGAACGCGTGGCCAAGCCTTCCGCTGTTGCTGTTACCACTCAAAAGCCGGCTCCGGTTGAAGAGAAGAAGGTATAA
- a CDS encoding NADH-quinone oxidoreductase subunit D, with product MIVLDPNGEKLSLMALNVGPTHPATHHCVRLLTALDGETIVAGVHEIGFMHRGFEKMVERGTWQQALPYTDRLNYCSAMMNNIAFCRAVENMFGIEIPERNKVIRVIVNELSRINDHFICVAAALQDLGGTTPFMYAFNPREEIMLIWEKLTGARLTNSYARIGGLYRDTYNGFEEEVLAACNSVEKALKDLHACIDRNRIFLDRTVGIGKISKERAISYGWTGPCLRATGVANDLRKDEPYYDYETYDWEVVVGTQGDANDRLQVRLAEIEESVKIVRQAIKRLAPGPIDIVDPRIRVPSHKMAYQDMEGLIGRFKSVYEGIRVPEGEYYCGSECANGELGFTIVADGSGHPYRIKVRSPSFAHVSAFNELVEGLTLADSMATLPGLNMIAGELDR from the coding sequence ATGATCGTATTAGATCCTAATGGCGAAAAGCTGAGCCTGATGGCCCTGAACGTGGGCCCGACCCATCCGGCAACTCACCACTGCGTGCGCTTGCTGACTGCTCTTGATGGCGAAACCATCGTGGCCGGTGTTCATGAAATCGGCTTCATGCATCGTGGTTTCGAAAAGATGGTTGAACGCGGTACCTGGCAGCAGGCTCTTCCGTATACCGACCGTCTTAACTACTGCTCCGCAATGATGAACAACATTGCTTTCTGCCGCGCTGTAGAAAACATGTTCGGCATCGAGATCCCGGAACGCAACAAGGTCATCCGCGTTATCGTGAATGAACTTTCCCGCATCAACGACCACTTTATTTGCGTCGCTGCTGCTCTCCAGGACTTGGGCGGTACCACTCCCTTTATGTACGCCTTCAATCCGCGTGAAGAAATCATGCTGATTTGGGAAAAGCTGACTGGTGCACGTCTTACCAACAGCTATGCCCGTATCGGTGGCCTCTATCGCGACACTTACAACGGCTTCGAAGAAGAAGTTCTCGCCGCTTGTAATTCTGTTGAAAAGGCTCTGAAGGACCTGCATGCCTGTATCGACCGTAACCGTATCTTCCTTGATCGTACCGTTGGTATCGGTAAGATTTCCAAGGAACGTGCAATCAGCTACGGCTGGACTGGTCCTTGCCTCCGTGCAACTGGCGTTGCAAACGACCTCCGTAAGGATGAACCTTACTACGATTATGAAACTTACGACTGGGAAGTTGTGGTGGGCACCCAGGGTGACGCCAACGACCGTCTGCAGGTACGCCTTGCCGAAATCGAAGAATCTGTAAAGATTGTTCGTCAGGCTATCAAGCGTCTTGCTCCGGGCCCCATCGATATCGTGGATCCTCGCATCCGCGTGCCGTCTCACAAGATGGCATACCAGGATATGGAAGGCCTTATCGGCCGCTTCAAGAGCGTCTACGAAGGTATCCGCGTTCCTGAGGGCGAATACTACTGCGGTTCCGAATGCGCTAACGGCGAACTTGGCTTTACCATCGTCGCCGACGGTTCCGGTCATCCGTACCGTATCAAGGTTCGTTCCCCCAGCTTTGCTCACGTGTCCGCATTTAACGAACTGGTGGAAGGCCTTACCTTGGCCGACTCCATGGCCACCTTGCCTGGCCTCAACATGATTGCAGGAGAACTTGACCGATGA
- a CDS encoding NADH-quinone oxidoreductase subunit C, producing the protein MENIAENIVSLLEEKFGAKREPLAKWDACVVVSKENIHAAVEFLKNEYAFDMLLDEAGIDYLTYPNHEGPRFAVSYALKSTANAGRRFRLKVLVSEADLKVPTITDLYASADWLEREVFDQFGIEFVGHPDLRRILNHCEFVGHPLRKDYPAQKRQWLSTSDYLVPELEKRLEAKGYKIVQRSEEIDPVDEEFLEGSIKG; encoded by the coding sequence ATGGAAAATATTGCAGAAAACATCGTCTCCCTCCTGGAAGAGAAGTTCGGCGCCAAGCGTGAACCTCTTGCCAAGTGGGACGCCTGCGTTGTTGTTTCCAAGGAAAACATCCACGCCGCTGTAGAGTTCCTCAAGAACGAATACGCCTTTGACATGCTCTTGGATGAAGCTGGTATCGACTACCTGACTTACCCCAATCACGAGGGTCCTCGCTTCGCAGTCTCCTATGCTTTGAAGAGCACTGCCAATGCCGGTCGTCGCTTCCGTCTTAAGGTGCTGGTCAGCGAAGCCGACCTCAAGGTTCCCACTATTACTGATTTGTATGCAAGTGCTGACTGGCTGGAACGCGAAGTCTTCGACCAGTTCGGTATTGAATTTGTTGGTCATCCGGACCTGCGCCGCATCTTGAACCACTGTGAATTTGTTGGTCATCCGCTGCGCAAGGACTACCCGGCCCAGAAGCGCCAGTGGCTCTCCACCAGCGATTACCTGGTTCCGGAACTGGAAAAGCGTCTCGAAGCCAAGGGCTACAAGATTGTCCAGCGTTCCGAAGAGATTGACCCTGTTGATGAAGAATTTCTTGAAGGGAGTATCAAAGGATGA
- the nuoB gene encoding NADH-quinone oxidoreductase subunit NuoB, whose protein sequence is MKNEAEKPNFITSSLDFIVNWGRTNSLWPFPYGTACCAIEFMSTEVGRYDLSRIGSEYVRFTPRQSDVLLVSGTITYKQAPILQRMYEQMAEPKWVIAMGACASSGGFYDCYCTVPGIDHIIPVDVYIGGCPSRPEAFFDAMFDLQKKIKDESFMKMRTERVKEQWELIKAKTAEAKACATEMAKTKISDVKEFVAEKQQDLMKKVQIWKE, encoded by the coding sequence ATGAAAAATGAGGCAGAAAAGCCTAATTTCATTACGAGCTCCCTTGACTTCATCGTCAATTGGGGCCGTACGAACTCCCTGTGGCCGTTCCCCTATGGTACGGCTTGTTGTGCAATCGAATTCATGAGTACCGAAGTGGGTCGTTACGACCTTTCCCGTATCGGTTCTGAATACGTGCGCTTTACCCCGCGTCAGTCCGACGTCCTGCTGGTGTCTGGTACCATTACCTACAAGCAGGCTCCGATTCTGCAGCGCATGTACGAGCAGATGGCCGAACCCAAGTGGGTTATCGCCATGGGTGCTTGTGCTAGCTCTGGCGGCTTCTATGACTGCTACTGCACCGTGCCGGGTATTGACCATATTATCCCTGTTGATGTTTATATCGGTGGTTGCCCCAGCCGTCCGGAAGCTTTCTTCGATGCCATGTTCGACCTGCAGAAGAAGATCAAGGACGAATCCTTCATGAAGATGCGTACCGAACGCGTCAAGGAACAGTGGGAACTGATCAAGGCCAAGACTGCCGAAGCCAAGGCTTGCGCTACTGAAATGGCCAAGACCAAGATTTCTGACGTTAAGGAATTCGTTGCTGAAAAGCAGCAGGACCTTATGAAGAAAGTCCAGATTTGGAAGGAGTAA
- a CDS encoding bifunctional diguanylate cyclase/phosphodiesterase: MDYILCSDDYSLFREKLLNRSDSSMELFRAVSESIETIARKLNAGFIGCGLMAPATPLAPNGENGTMTLFHDKNKLPQIPVKSDFVQVTPTGEKGFFTFIAHPVSGHTFTEDEVKAIKLIGMDCFTLGGRARLIGMVQKASTTDLMTGAPNQSGFIQFANTLLSQKKRNNYVGLFINLKNFKYINKSMGSQVGDTALKIYVNMARAQLKEDECIGRLGGDNFFVLVNKENSKDFIDKFSNLSVNLSLGPKPLSFRIQARMGVYNVAEGDSIDELMHNSSIALNVAKSLHRDDIAYFTSDMLIKAIHQREISTEFHNAIREKEFIVYYQPKVNLVTKELCGSEALVRWLRHKTIVPPMDFIPILEREGTICNLDFYVFEQVCCDIQQWISEGIDPVRTSVNFSKNHLSRPDFADRILSTMAKHNVKSQYIEIELTEVSDYDDSVAMQNFVDTMRKNNISVSIDDFGTGYSTLNVLKNFNVNVIKLDKSLLDNIGKDKSQDEVVVKNVVNMAREMNKEVIAEGVESEVQAEFLKGINCTNVQGFLFDKPLTNKDFKKRLTGEHVY, translated from the coding sequence ATGGATTATATACTATGCAGCGATGATTATAGTCTCTTTAGAGAGAAACTGCTTAACAGGTCAGACTCCTCCATGGAGCTCTTCCGTGCGGTTTCCGAATCCATCGAGACCATCGCTAGAAAATTAAACGCAGGTTTTATCGGTTGCGGGCTCATGGCTCCCGCCACTCCCCTCGCCCCCAACGGCGAGAATGGCACCATGACCCTGTTCCACGACAAGAATAAGCTCCCCCAGATTCCCGTAAAATCGGATTTCGTCCAGGTTACTCCCACCGGCGAAAAGGGCTTCTTTACATTTATTGCACACCCAGTGTCGGGCCATACCTTTACCGAAGACGAGGTCAAGGCCATCAAGCTGATTGGAATGGACTGCTTCACCTTGGGTGGTCGCGCACGCCTTATCGGCATGGTGCAGAAGGCATCCACCACAGACCTGATGACCGGAGCACCGAACCAATCAGGATTTATACAGTTCGCAAACACGCTCCTTTCCCAAAAGAAGCGCAACAATTACGTAGGCCTGTTTATCAACCTCAAGAATTTCAAGTATATCAACAAGTCCATGGGCTCCCAGGTCGGTGATACCGCACTCAAGATATACGTGAATATGGCAAGGGCCCAGCTGAAGGAAGATGAATGCATCGGCCGTCTGGGCGGGGACAACTTCTTTGTTCTCGTAAACAAGGAAAACTCCAAGGATTTTATCGACAAGTTCTCCAACCTGTCCGTAAACCTCAGCCTTGGTCCCAAGCCTCTGTCCTTCAGAATCCAGGCTCGCATGGGCGTATACAACGTTGCCGAAGGCGACAGCATCGACGAATTGATGCACAATTCCTCCATCGCCCTGAACGTAGCCAAGTCCCTACACAGGGACGACATAGCATACTTTACCAGCGATATGCTGATAAAGGCTATCCACCAGAGAGAAATTTCCACAGAATTCCACAACGCCATTCGTGAAAAGGAATTCATCGTTTACTACCAGCCTAAGGTAAACCTGGTAACCAAGGAACTCTGCGGATCCGAGGCTCTTGTACGCTGGCTCAGGCACAAGACCATCGTGCCTCCCATGGACTTCATTCCCATCCTGGAACGAGAAGGCACCATCTGCAACCTGGACTTCTACGTTTTCGAACAAGTATGCTGCGACATCCAGCAATGGATCTCCGAAGGAATCGACCCGGTTCGTACGTCGGTCAATTTCTCCAAGAACCATCTTTCTAGGCCGGATTTTGCCGACAGAATTCTGTCTACCATGGCAAAGCATAACGTCAAGAGTCAGTATATCGAGATTGAACTAACCGAGGTCTCCGACTACGACGACTCTGTCGCCATGCAGAACTTCGTGGATACCATGCGCAAGAACAACATCAGCGTATCCATCGACGATTTCGGAACCGGCTACTCCACCTTGAACGTCCTGAAGAATTTCAACGTCAACGTGATCAAGCTGGACAAGTCACTGCTGGACAATATCGGAAAGGATAAATCCCAAGACGAGGTGGTGGTCAAGAACGTCGTGAACATGGCCCGAGAAATGAACAAGGAAGTCATTGCCGAAGGTGTTGAAAGCGAAGTACAGGCCGAATTCCTCAAGGGTATTAACTGCACAAACGTTCAAGGATTCTTGTTCGACAAGCCCCTTACCAACAAGGACTTCAAAAAGCGCCTTACAGGGGAACACGTATACTAA
- a CDS encoding 4Fe-4S binding protein encodes MKKLVHDKTKCLRCAGCVGVCHKLALDMIGLDLQIDYEKCVRCGLCTRTCPVGALSIQEVNDA; translated from the coding sequence ATGAAAAAACTCGTTCACGATAAAACCAAGTGCTTAAGGTGTGCCGGCTGTGTCGGCGTTTGCCATAAGCTGGCCCTGGACATGATTGGTCTAGATTTACAGATCGATTACGAAAAATGCGTGCGCTGTGGACTTTGCACCCGCACCTGCCCTGTAGGCGCACTCTCTATTCAGGAGGTGAACGATGCTTGA
- a CDS encoding NAD(P)/FAD-dependent oxidoreductase, whose amino-acid sequence MLDNQYDVVVIGAGPGGSVAARNVARAGYKTLLLEKRERIGYPVRCGEASTNLEDLQTYGPIDESCIESIINGLYIYGPNGVNIEVPKPGTGIMLDREKFDPWLAKLAADDGAEVVTCARATYVGDVEGDTRLVRVALGKGNGNGSVTEETTQEIRAKMVIAADGVESRIGRMVGLDSLQKPGLTCTGIDFHVKGMLTKPDYLTFWQGHDFINDGYIWSFPKQKSNMTKFGAGFLIPHKDENIYDVTMEWLNKLFPGAEIDHVVGGVIPVSSTLKDYTLDRFALVGDAAHHTNPLTGGGIAAAMRAGRFCAQTVDEGFKSGNLSKQFLKTYEKRCYDYFGKMHDFEYKFRRFLLEMNREDQVGLYKVLQGFALSGYKKSAFLKTPIQTAKYLYKFAKFK is encoded by the coding sequence ATGCTTGATAATCAGTATGATGTGGTTGTTATCGGCGCCGGTCCCGGCGGATCTGTGGCCGCCCGCAATGTAGCCCGAGCCGGCTACAAGACTCTCCTTCTGGAAAAACGCGAACGTATCGGTTATCCGGTACGTTGTGGCGAAGCCAGCACCAACCTGGAAGACTTGCAGACATACGGCCCCATTGACGAAAGCTGCATCGAAAGCATTATCAACGGCCTTTACATCTATGGACCCAATGGCGTAAACATCGAAGTACCCAAGCCCGGTACCGGCATCATGCTGGATCGAGAAAAGTTCGATCCGTGGCTGGCCAAGCTGGCCGCCGACGATGGCGCTGAGGTCGTCACCTGCGCACGCGCAACCTATGTCGGAGACGTAGAAGGCGACACCCGCCTTGTACGTGTCGCACTCGGTAAGGGAAACGGAAACGGATCTGTCACCGAAGAAACCACGCAGGAAATCCGTGCAAAGATGGTCATTGCCGCAGATGGCGTCGAAAGTCGCATTGGTCGCATGGTCGGTCTCGACAGTCTGCAGAAACCTGGCCTTACCTGTACAGGTATCGACTTCCACGTGAAGGGCATGCTCACAAAGCCCGACTATCTGACCTTCTGGCAGGGTCACGACTTTATCAACGACGGGTACATCTGGAGTTTCCCGAAGCAGAAGTCCAACATGACCAAGTTCGGTGCAGGATTTTTGATTCCCCATAAGGATGAAAACATTTACGACGTCACCATGGAATGGTTGAACAAACTGTTCCCTGGTGCAGAAATCGATCATGTAGTCGGCGGTGTTATTCCTGTCAGCAGCACACTGAAGGACTACACTCTGGACCGCTTCGCCCTGGTGGGCGACGCCGCCCATCACACCAATCCGCTGACAGGCGGCGGCATTGCAGCCGCAATGCGAGCGGGCCGTTTCTGCGCACAAACCGTCGATGAAGGATTCAAGTCCGGCAACCTCTCAAAGCAGTTCCTCAAGACCTACGAAAAACGTTGCTACGACTACTTTGGCAAAATGCACGATTTCGAGTACAAGTTCCGCAGGTTCCTTCTTGAAATGAATCGCGAAGACCAGGTTGGTCTTTACAAGGTTCTGCAAGGATTCGCCCTAAGCGGATACAAGAAGAGTGCTTTCCTAAAGACACCCATTCAGACAGCCAAGTACCTGTACAAGTTCGCAAAGTTCAAGTAA
- a CDS encoding NAD-binding protein: MKVAVLGSTGLVGKNVIKLLTRLDQVVRVYCPVRTLPGENGSADLASMGVVQGASKLDFEVVDFSAMGESGEGNAKIRAGFLGCEAVICCLGTTIKQAGSKAEQERVDTRLPLTLAALAKRVGVKNFLCVSAQGADSHSPFFYNRLKGMLEDGLTMMNFESLTLVRPSLLLGKHKDKRLGEELMQKLFGTHPEWLPSFFRPVHAETVAAHLVTSLLRPPTDHVCASDGVKGKRIIYNRVLAKTKVDQLF, from the coding sequence ATGAAAGTTGCTGTTCTAGGCTCCACTGGCTTAGTTGGAAAAAACGTGATCAAGCTCCTGACCCGTCTGGACCAGGTTGTTCGGGTTTATTGCCCGGTGCGCACGTTACCCGGCGAGAATGGCTCTGCTGATCTTGCCTCCATGGGTGTTGTGCAAGGCGCGTCCAAGCTGGATTTTGAGGTGGTCGACTTTTCCGCGATGGGGGAGTCTGGCGAAGGAAATGCAAAAATTCGCGCGGGGTTCCTTGGTTGCGAAGCCGTAATCTGCTGCCTGGGTACGACCATAAAGCAGGCTGGCAGCAAGGCTGAACAGGAACGCGTTGATACAAGATTGCCCTTGACTTTGGCGGCACTGGCCAAGAGGGTCGGGGTCAAGAATTTCCTTTGTGTCAGTGCCCAAGGCGCCGATTCCCATTCGCCGTTTTTCTACAATCGATTAAAGGGAATGCTGGAAGACGGCCTTACCATGATGAACTTTGAAAGTCTGACCTTGGTGCGTCCATCCTTGTTGCTAGGAAAGCATAAGGATAAGCGCCTTGGCGAAGAACTTATGCAGAAACTTTTCGGAACCCATCCGGAGTGGCTGCCCAGCTTCTTTAGACCCGTTCATGCGGAGACCGTTGCCGCCCACCTGGTGACATCCTTACTGCGTCCGCCTACGGATCATGTGTGTGCAAGCGATGGCGTGAAGGGAAAACGAATTATCTACAATCGTGTACTTGCAAAGACCAAGGTTGACCAGCTGTTTTAG
- a CDS encoding histidine phosphatase family protein has protein sequence MLKPFCSLKSLKTMAFGLVTLSAIGMFAACGDDSSSPAAPGAPVDPGVSSSSVAADPNTPITDPVPGSSSTDEQVPPADDLDDNGNPAGPFDQEVSSSGSATDVTPGVAGGPYNGTPAAIAATPDADGFYYIADVYKAVPATSKIAFVIRHSERQSCESQESKLTPEGIEHAKALGADIGGDEPFYYTSTDFIRTRETASNIAAGRGETAEVVTWDAINGGYFLKVPSSEFDELVGKRGGSWKNMSQFIYEAPITNAYVAQHIGEYVYDVMPRGDQFIKEVVLDNMANWKRVSVLVTHDVLIEPLIVYATNRNIDLKFYESQRWANYMAGVAVVVDAAGAVSLYPVRGYEVGWIGATKSTSTCPEDEAAAQ, from the coding sequence ATGCTCAAACCGTTTTGCTCCCTGAAAAGTTTGAAGACCATGGCCTTCGGCCTGGTTACCTTGTCCGCCATAGGTATGTTTGCCGCCTGCGGAGACGACTCCTCTAGTCCGGCTGCTCCTGGCGCCCCTGTAGATCCCGGAGTATCCTCTTCTAGCGTTGCCGCTGATCCCAATACCCCGATTACGGATCCCGTTCCGGGTTCCAGCTCCACGGATGAGCAGGTACCTCCTGCCGATGACCTAGACGACAATGGCAATCCCGCAGGTCCTTTTGATCAGGAAGTTTCTTCCTCTGGATCTGCTACGGATGTTACCCCTGGTGTAGCTGGCGGCCCCTATAACGGAACACCTGCTGCAATTGCTGCAACTCCCGATGCAGACGGTTTCTACTACATCGCAGATGTCTACAAGGCTGTTCCTGCCACAAGCAAAATCGCCTTTGTGATTCGTCACTCTGAACGTCAGTCCTGCGAAAGCCAGGAATCCAAGTTGACTCCCGAAGGAATTGAACATGCCAAGGCTCTTGGTGCAGACATCGGCGGCGATGAACCGTTCTACTACACATCCACCGACTTTATCCGTACTCGCGAAACCGCAAGCAACATTGCGGCCGGCCGTGGCGAAACTGCAGAAGTCGTAACCTGGGATGCAATCAATGGCGGCTACTTCCTGAAGGTTCCCAGTTCCGAATTCGATGAACTGGTTGGCAAGCGTGGTGGCTCCTGGAAGAACATGTCCCAGTTCATCTATGAAGCACCCATTACCAACGCCTATGTGGCTCAGCATATTGGTGAATACGTTTACGATGTGATGCCTCGTGGTGACCAGTTCATTAAGGAAGTGGTTCTGGACAACATGGCCAACTGGAAGCGCGTCAGTGTTCTTGTTACCCATGATGTGCTGATCGAACCTTTGATTGTCTATGCAACCAACAGGAACATCGATTTGAAGTTCTATGAAAGTCAGCGCTGGGCCAACTACATGGCCGGCGTGGCTGTCGTTGTTGACGCCGCTGGCGCTGTTTCCCTGTACCCGGTCCGCGGTTATGAAGTGGGCTGGATCGGAGCAACGAAGTCTACTTCTACTTGTCCCGAAGACGAAGCTGCTGCGCAATAA